The following proteins come from a genomic window of Gynuella sunshinyii YC6258:
- the cysB gene encoding HTH-type transcriptional regulator CysB, which translates to MKLQQLRYIWEVAHHDLNVSATAQVLYTSQPGISKQIRLLEDELGVEIFARSGKHLTRITPAGEAILRVAGEILKKVEGIKQVAQEFSDEKKGSLSIATTHTQARYALPDVIEDFIKDFPDVSLHMHQGTPMQIAEMAANGTVDLAIATEAMEHFADLIMMPCYRWNRSVIVPKSHPLAHRSTLTIEELATFPLVTYVFGFTGRSKLDDAFTSRGLNPKVVFTAADTDVIKTYVRLGLGVGIVASMSMDPEQDHDLVTIDASHLFEASITKIGIRKGTFLRAYMYKFIERFAPHLTRNVVDEAMLHNNKSELDSLFDHIALPTY; encoded by the coding sequence ATGAAGCTTCAGCAATTAAGATACATTTGGGAGGTCGCACACCATGACCTCAATGTCTCCGCGACTGCGCAGGTGTTGTATACCTCCCAACCTGGGATCAGTAAACAGATCAGATTGCTTGAAGACGAACTGGGTGTGGAGATTTTCGCCCGCAGTGGCAAGCATCTAACCCGGATCACTCCCGCCGGAGAAGCGATATTGAGGGTTGCCGGTGAAATTCTGAAGAAAGTCGAAGGGATTAAACAGGTGGCCCAGGAGTTCAGCGATGAGAAAAAGGGCAGCCTGTCTATTGCCACTACCCATACGCAGGCCCGTTACGCATTGCCGGATGTCATAGAAGATTTTATTAAGGATTTCCCCGATGTATCGCTGCATATGCACCAGGGTACTCCCATGCAGATTGCGGAGATGGCTGCCAATGGAACGGTTGATCTTGCGATTGCCACTGAAGCCATGGAGCATTTCGCTGACCTTATCATGATGCCTTGTTATCGTTGGAATCGCAGTGTGATCGTGCCCAAGTCTCATCCCCTGGCTCATCGGTCAACGCTGACTATTGAAGAGCTGGCCACGTTCCCTCTGGTAACCTATGTGTTTGGTTTTACCGGTCGTTCAAAGCTGGATGATGCATTCACCTCCCGCGGTTTAAATCCCAAAGTCGTGTTTACCGCGGCCGATACTGACGTGATCAAAACCTATGTGCGGCTGGGGCTTGGGGTTGGTATTGTTGCCAGTATGTCGATGGACCCGGAACAGGACCACGATCTGGTGACCATTGATGCCAGTCACTTGTTTGAAGCTTCCATAACCAAGATTGGCATTCGCAAAGGGACGTTTTTGCGGGCATATATGTATAAATTCATTGAGCGCTTTGCCCCGCACCTGACCCGTAACGTTGTCGATGAAGCTATGTTGCACAACAATAAATCCGAACTCGACAGCCTGTTTGATCATATTGCTTTGCCAACCTACTGA
- the cls gene encoding cardiolipin synthase: MTWAAVYSVLVFVVITLGLSLRILTRNKSVGVTLAWLFLIMIFPIGGAVLYLIFGEQNLGFIRARRAREMYQFYGKWVLGLRSHPSRLDPARHYAAKPLWDQSYGAIRLPAFQHNTLEILDTPETILTAMHSDIVRARSSILLEFYICQADGRILALLEELIIAVKRGVEVKMLLDSVGSRQFFRTAICRRLQQAGVEVTEALHANPLRMLFQRQDLRLHRKILSIDGEIAYTGSMNLADPETFQREANVGVWIDLMVRVEGPTAEILRGVFLMDWEMETGQKPSASLRYPSLEQREKSGIPIQVVPSGPALAKDNLIHLLLTAIYQARRRIVITTPYFVPDDALVLALKAAALRGLEVAIYLPFRNNSFLAKHAGRSFFEELLHDGVVIRRFTGGLLHTKCVLIDDDIALVGSVNLDMRSIWLNFELTLVVNDLETTQKLYRVVADYHQKSQPVSFQQWSNRPYYRKVIEHLARLMSPLL; this comes from the coding sequence ATGACCTGGGCTGCGGTTTATTCCGTCCTTGTTTTTGTTGTCATTACTCTGGGTTTGAGTCTCAGGATTCTGACACGCAATAAGTCCGTTGGTGTGACGCTCGCATGGTTGTTTCTGATCATGATTTTCCCCATCGGCGGTGCGGTGCTCTATTTGATCTTTGGAGAGCAGAACCTTGGGTTTATCCGTGCCCGCAGGGCCCGGGAAATGTATCAATTCTATGGAAAGTGGGTACTGGGGCTTCGCAGTCATCCCTCTCGTCTGGATCCCGCCCGTCATTATGCAGCCAAACCCCTTTGGGATCAGAGTTATGGGGCGATTCGGTTACCGGCTTTTCAGCACAATACCCTTGAGATACTGGATACTCCCGAAACCATTTTAACGGCCATGCATTCCGACATCGTGCGTGCCCGTTCCAGTATTCTGTTGGAATTCTATATCTGTCAGGCGGATGGCCGCATATTGGCGTTGCTGGAAGAATTGATCATCGCCGTCAAGCGGGGAGTGGAAGTTAAAATGCTGCTTGACTCCGTTGGTAGTCGCCAGTTTTTCCGAACCGCCATCTGCAGGCGTTTGCAACAGGCGGGTGTGGAAGTGACAGAAGCTCTGCACGCCAATCCGCTGCGAATGTTGTTTCAACGTCAGGACCTGCGTCTGCATCGAAAAATCCTCTCAATCGACGGTGAAATTGCTTATACCGGGTCGATGAATCTGGCCGATCCCGAGACTTTTCAGCGAGAGGCTAATGTCGGAGTCTGGATCGATCTGATGGTTCGGGTTGAAGGGCCGACCGCTGAGATTCTTCGCGGTGTCTTTCTGATGGACTGGGAAATGGAAACCGGACAAAAGCCCAGTGCAAGCCTGCGCTATCCAAGTCTGGAGCAAAGAGAGAAGTCCGGTATTCCGATTCAGGTGGTACCTTCTGGTCCTGCTCTGGCTAAAGATAACCTGATTCACCTGTTGCTGACGGCCATCTATCAGGCTCGAAGACGGATTGTAATCACTACACCATATTTTGTACCGGATGACGCCTTGGTATTGGCGTTGAAAGCGGCAGCTCTACGGGGCCTGGAAGTTGCCATTTATCTGCCGTTTCGTAATAACTCGTTTCTGGCAAAACACGCTGGACGTTCGTTCTTTGAAGAACTGTTGCATGATGGTGTGGTTATTCGTCGGTTTACCGGGGGATTATTACATACCAAATGCGTGCTGATTGATGACGACATCGCTCTGGTAGGATCGGTCAATCTGGATATGCGCAGTATTTGGTTGAACTTTGAATTGACACTAGTGGTCAATGATCTTGAAACCACCCAGAAACTGTACCGGGTGGTTGCTGATTACCATCAGAAAAGCCAGCCTGTCAGTTTTCAGCAGTGGTCCAACCGTCCTTACTATCGCAAAGTGATTGAGCATCTGGCGCGGCTGATGAGTCCGTTACTGTAA
- a CDS encoding LysR family transcriptional regulator, whose translation MARLDSLVIFTTVVKANNFTNAAHSLGLTPSAVSKQISLLEDRLGVRLLNRTTRSVSPTEAGQLFFNRCNRIMEDLEEAEHMVRDLETSPRGTLKITATPTFGRSLLMKIFSAFLKQYPEVNFELILADKNLDLVREGIDLAIHLGSLQDSRLVARPVAKQKVILCATQEYLSEHGHPKDLNDLNNFHVLMVSGIDYAEPRWIKRFIKEAGLQNKERRFTVNDLDTMCEAMLNDMGIAALPLYLLKPHLENGKVAHVLPEVVFPTRTIHVVYPENRYLSAKSRAFVDFMADYFESHQLN comes from the coding sequence ATGGCCAGGCTCGACTCATTAGTTATTTTTACGACCGTTGTTAAAGCCAATAACTTCACCAACGCCGCACATTCGCTGGGACTGACGCCGTCTGCAGTTTCCAAACAAATCTCCCTGCTTGAAGACCGTTTGGGGGTCCGACTGTTAAACCGGACGACACGCTCAGTCAGCCCAACAGAAGCAGGACAACTGTTTTTTAACCGCTGCAACCGCATCATGGAAGATCTTGAAGAAGCCGAGCATATGGTCAGGGACCTGGAGACCTCCCCTCGGGGCACCCTGAAGATTACTGCCACCCCAACATTTGGCCGTTCTCTGCTGATGAAAATCTTCTCAGCATTTCTCAAGCAATATCCTGAAGTGAATTTTGAACTGATATTGGCAGACAAGAATCTCGACCTGGTACGAGAAGGCATTGACCTGGCCATTCACCTTGGCTCGTTACAGGACTCCCGGCTGGTAGCCCGCCCGGTCGCCAAGCAAAAAGTCATACTGTGCGCCACTCAGGAATATCTGAGTGAACATGGGCATCCAAAAGACCTGAATGATCTGAACAACTTTCATGTTTTGATGGTTTCCGGGATCGATTATGCCGAACCTCGATGGATCAAACGCTTTATTAAGGAAGCCGGGCTACAGAATAAAGAACGCCGGTTTACGGTGAATGATCTCGATACCATGTGTGAAGCGATGTTAAATGATATGGGCATTGCAGCATTACCCCTCTATTTGCTTAAACCTCACCTGGAAAACGGCAAAGTGGCACATGTATTACCCGAAGTGGTGTTCCCGACCCGGACCATTCATGTGGTCTATCCCGAAAACCGCTATCTGTCTGCGAAAAGTCGTGCTTTTGTGGATTTTATGGCTGACTACTTTGAATCTCATCAATTGAATTGA
- a CDS encoding DUF5610 domain-containing protein, producing the protein MVTQVSWQQQYTQYHYSQRSAQSTQHEASTTASGSQTQAASETSETSSEQSIFDVDAVVKNVMNFVNARIAQESDPEKRDQLIAQARSGVEQGFSDARDILKNYGKLDDATAGNIDAAESHIYDALDQLSSNEDDISSAVGQQVTDAVTGGNSQSENDRRVTSSQYTSSYDVLRANKQQLSLSLTTRDGDQVTIGYSGMDALYGSLSASDSGHSVSWSSISGSKFYLDIQGDLDEDEMNAISSLLQDVDALASEFFDGDIETAFQMAQSLEIDPSELSSMNLSLQETDTYASRLYQDNSGEQSSTLPRGLEPLRDYAQHLVETAQKMQQQTSLHSADFLDLLDLHPDATEQQRGINQSLLDGTLKA; encoded by the coding sequence ATGGTTACTCAAGTCAGCTGGCAACAGCAGTATACGCAGTATCACTATTCCCAACGCAGTGCACAGAGCACTCAACATGAAGCTTCCACGACAGCTTCCGGCAGTCAGACACAGGCTGCTTCGGAAACCTCTGAGACAAGCAGCGAGCAATCTATTTTTGATGTGGATGCTGTCGTTAAAAATGTTATGAACTTCGTCAATGCCCGCATCGCTCAGGAATCTGATCCTGAAAAACGTGATCAGTTGATTGCTCAAGCCAGAAGCGGAGTGGAGCAGGGGTTTTCTGATGCACGTGATATTCTGAAGAACTACGGAAAGCTGGATGATGCAACGGCAGGGAATATCGATGCTGCGGAAAGCCATATTTACGATGCGCTTGATCAGTTGTCTTCGAATGAAGACGATATCAGTTCGGCTGTCGGTCAGCAGGTGACCGATGCGGTGACTGGTGGAAACAGCCAGTCCGAGAATGACCGTCGCGTTACCTCCTCTCAATACACCAGTAGTTACGATGTACTCCGTGCCAACAAACAGCAGCTGTCACTGAGTCTGACCACCCGGGATGGTGATCAGGTAACGATTGGCTACAGTGGTATGGACGCCCTGTATGGTTCCCTGTCTGCTTCAGATTCCGGGCATAGTGTTTCCTGGTCCAGTATCAGTGGGTCCAAGTTTTATCTGGATATTCAGGGTGATCTGGATGAGGATGAAATGAATGCCATTTCCAGTTTGTTGCAGGATGTTGATGCGCTGGCTTCAGAATTTTTTGATGGTGATATTGAAACAGCTTTCCAGATGGCTCAGTCATTGGAAATTGATCCATCGGAGTTGAGTTCGATGAATCTTTCATTGCAGGAAACAGATACCTATGCCAGCCGGCTGTATCAGGATAATTCCGGTGAACAATCCAGTACGCTGCCCAGAGGCCTTGAGCCGTTGCGCGACTATGCCCAGCATCTGGTGGAAACCGCTCAAAAAATGCAACAACAAACCAGCCTGCATTCCGCTGATTTTCTGGACTTGTTGGATCTTCACCCCGATGCCACGGAACAACAGCGCGGTATCAACCAATCACTGTTGGATGGCACTTTAAAAGCCTGA
- a CDS encoding glutaredoxin family protein, translating into MNTLFLYTTEGCHLCEEAEKILQPLAIEFHFKIEKVEIADDGYLVDIYGTRIPVIKMGTEKDDLGWPFDHHDVIEYLTE; encoded by the coding sequence ATGAATACCTTGTTTTTGTATACCACCGAAGGCTGTCATCTTTGTGAAGAGGCAGAAAAAATCCTGCAGCCCCTCGCAATCGAATTTCATTTTAAAATTGAAAAGGTAGAGATTGCTGACGATGGTTACCTTGTTGATATCTACGGTACCCGGATTCCTGTCATTAAAATGGGCACTGAAAAAGATGATCTGGGCTGGCCATTTGACCACCATGATGTGATTGAATACCTGACGGAATGA
- a CDS encoding DUF6436 domain-containing protein, producing the protein MRHILTSRRVLVWALIAVILIGLVAVWQIQRIYLREFDPDGRLVSFMPDEIRLPASSFIQILDLSCPCNGFSREHIASLVKNANQQGLVNSQIWVLNNGHLQPERLKAIAQANHLEESAVRVIEAEDYPWIPATPAALISNSDGTVAYFGPFSSGIRCNTGNSFIDSVIQRIETGNHVFPQVNAIVDGCFCPWPGKILN; encoded by the coding sequence ATGCGACATATTCTAACTTCCCGGCGGGTACTGGTATGGGCGCTCATAGCCGTCATTCTGATTGGCCTGGTTGCTGTATGGCAAATCCAACGGATATATCTGCGTGAGTTTGATCCGGATGGACGTCTGGTTAGTTTTATGCCTGATGAAATCCGTCTGCCAGCTTCCAGCTTTATCCAGATTTTAGATCTGTCATGTCCGTGTAACGGGTTTTCCCGTGAGCATATTGCTTCTCTGGTGAAAAACGCGAATCAGCAGGGGCTGGTGAACAGTCAGATCTGGGTATTGAACAATGGCCATCTGCAACCGGAACGCCTCAAGGCTATCGCTCAAGCCAATCATCTGGAGGAGTCAGCGGTGCGGGTCATTGAAGCCGAAGATTATCCTTGGATTCCGGCCACGCCAGCAGCGCTGATCAGCAATAGCGATGGAACGGTGGCTTATTTTGGGCCATTCAGCAGTGGCATTCGCTGTAATACTGGCAACAGTTTTATTGATAGCGTGATTCAACGAATAGAAACAGGAAATCATGTATTTCCGCAGGTGAATGCGATTGTGGACGGTTGTTTTTGTCCCTGGCCGGGTAAAATCTTGAACTGA
- a CDS encoding chemotaxis protein CheV, which yields MSKVLENVDSRTNLVGQNRLEILTFRLHGRQRFAINVFKIQEVVRLPKITMMPHQHPVIIGATYLRGRALPVFDLSKAIGMRPLKYDENSTIIVTEYNSSIQAFLIGTVDRITNLTWESIMSPPKGAGRNHYLTAITRLDDQIVEIIDVEKVLSEVAPALTEIDLNLLDKNVVDKAVGREILMVDDSPTAIAQVRNTFEALGLKIHEAHDGLSGLRKLQAWADQGIDVSKKLLMLVTDAEMPAMDGYRLTTEIRSDPRLKDLFIVLHTSLSGSFNEAMVKKVGCDAFLSKFKPNDLALLAQERIKQVDGESEES from the coding sequence ATGTCCAAGGTTTTAGAAAACGTAGACAGTCGAACCAATCTGGTGGGACAGAATCGTCTGGAAATTCTGACATTCAGATTGCATGGACGTCAGCGTTTTGCCATTAATGTGTTCAAAATACAGGAAGTTGTGAGGTTGCCCAAGATCACCATGATGCCGCATCAGCATCCGGTCATTATCGGTGCCACCTACCTGCGCGGGCGCGCCTTGCCGGTCTTTGACCTGTCCAAGGCTATTGGTATGCGGCCACTGAAATATGATGAGAATTCCACCATTATCGTCACGGAATATAACAGTTCCATCCAGGCCTTTCTGATCGGTACGGTTGATCGTATTACCAATCTTACCTGGGAAAGCATCATGTCGCCTCCAAAGGGAGCTGGCAGAAATCATTATCTGACAGCCATTACCCGTCTGGATGACCAGATCGTGGAGATAATTGACGTCGAGAAAGTCTTGTCCGAAGTAGCTCCGGCGCTGACGGAGATTGATCTTAACCTGCTCGATAAAAATGTGGTTGATAAGGCTGTTGGGCGCGAGATATTGATGGTGGATGACTCTCCAACCGCCATTGCTCAGGTGCGGAATACTTTTGAGGCGCTGGGCTTAAAAATTCATGAAGCTCATGACGGTCTGAGTGGACTGCGAAAACTGCAGGCGTGGGCTGATCAGGGGATTGATGTCAGCAAAAAATTGCTGATGCTCGTTACAGACGCCGAAATGCCTGCTATGGATGGATATCGTTTGACCACTGAAATCCGCAGTGACCCGCGTCTTAAAGACCTGTTTATCGTTTTGCACACCTCATTGAGTGGCAGTTTTAATGAAGCCATGGTCAAAAAAGTCGGGTGCGACGCATTTTTGTCCAAATTCAAGCCGAATGACCTTGCATTATTGGCCCAGGAACGTATCAAGCAGGTGGATGGAGAGTCTGAGGAATCCTAG
- a CDS encoding STM4011 family radical SAM protein, which yields MKLDISYRGYLSSCNYDCSYCPFAKTVDNRDTLKQDAQALGRFTRWLEQQSEYRLDVLFTPWGEGLVRKHYRQALIEISHFDHIHRVAIQTNLSTSLNWLKKANNDTLKLWTTYHPSQMSVEKFVHQSRTLSALGIQHSVGMVGAHSLLEAARELRRILPADTYLWINAYDDDPDYYSDAQAAQWQVIDPYFPLNRNRYKTLGQTCSAGETALFIDGKGDVSPCHFISTHLGNIYRDKLSDILTPMHCSNTDCNCYIGYRHLKKLKLKKIYGDNLIARIPINSRPE from the coding sequence ATGAAACTCGATATCAGCTATCGGGGCTATCTATCCAGTTGTAACTATGATTGCAGCTATTGCCCGTTTGCCAAAACCGTCGACAACCGGGATACCTTGAAACAGGATGCGCAGGCATTGGGCCGATTTACCCGCTGGCTTGAACAGCAGTCGGAATATCGGCTTGATGTATTGTTCACCCCCTGGGGAGAAGGACTGGTGCGCAAGCACTACAGACAGGCTTTGATCGAGATATCACATTTCGATCACATCCATCGGGTAGCCATCCAAACTAACCTGAGTACTTCGCTCAACTGGTTAAAAAAGGCCAATAATGACACTCTGAAACTGTGGACGACCTACCACCCTTCACAGATGTCAGTGGAGAAATTTGTTCACCAGTCCCGCACACTGTCAGCACTTGGCATTCAACACAGCGTTGGCATGGTGGGGGCACATTCGCTACTGGAAGCAGCCCGGGAACTCAGGCGAATTCTGCCTGCAGACACTTATCTTTGGATCAACGCATACGATGATGATCCAGACTATTACAGTGACGCTCAGGCCGCTCAATGGCAAGTCATAGATCCCTATTTCCCTCTCAACCGAAATCGTTACAAAACCCTGGGACAAACCTGTTCTGCTGGTGAAACGGCGTTGTTTATAGATGGAAAAGGCGATGTCAGTCCCTGCCACTTTATCTCAACACATCTTGGCAATATTTATCGAGACAAGCTGTCAGACATTCTGACGCCGATGCATTGCAGCAATACGGACTGCAACTGTTATATCGGTTACCGACATCTGAAGAAACTCAAACTGAAAAAAATCTATGGCGATAATCTAATTGCCCGCATTCCAATTAACTCAAGACCTGAGTAG
- a CDS encoding STM4012 family radical SAM protein: MPSVEEVLGTEIYRAYAYSYPHKSAYRALSKPMKLQPLWASEKRDSLFLYVHIPYCQMRCGFCNLFTLVRPNDRQVEVYLEALLRQIETYAALLNPVRFARFALGGGTPTFLTQPQLQRLMEALNHHFNLNLHDTPATIECSPGTIDQEKVTYLNSLGTRRLSIGIQSFIEQETRNLARPQPPAEAHAALETIRTYSSSELNVDLIYGIDGQTEQSWRYSIDSALNYQPDELYLYPLYIRKLTGLDKIKKDRIASDRQSHMLKLYRLARGQLLDAGYEQVSMRMFRRQTATSAQQPIYSCQQDGMVGLGAGARSYTRNFHYSSEYAVGRHDIKSIIEHYSQMTADDFRYAGYGVTLDEKERQRRFVIQSLLLAEGLSLHQYTETFNSQVTNDMPELAVLSELGLTQTSDLDIRLTEAGLERADMIGDWLISKDIRQRMQGFELR, encoded by the coding sequence ATGCCGTCTGTTGAAGAAGTACTCGGAACCGAAATCTATCGAGCCTACGCTTACTCTTATCCTCACAAGAGCGCCTATCGGGCGCTTTCAAAACCTATGAAACTTCAGCCTCTCTGGGCATCGGAAAAACGTGATTCATTGTTCTTGTATGTGCATATTCCGTACTGTCAGATGCGCTGTGGTTTCTGCAACCTGTTTACCCTGGTACGGCCCAACGATCGGCAGGTTGAAGTTTATCTTGAAGCGCTGTTACGGCAGATTGAAACCTACGCGGCCTTATTAAATCCCGTTCGTTTTGCCCGGTTTGCCCTTGGAGGCGGAACACCTACATTTCTGACACAGCCTCAACTGCAACGGCTGATGGAAGCCCTGAATCATCATTTCAATCTCAATCTGCATGACACACCGGCCACCATCGAATGTTCCCCGGGAACCATCGATCAGGAGAAAGTCACCTACCTGAACAGTTTGGGAACCCGTCGGCTCAGTATTGGTATTCAAAGCTTTATTGAGCAGGAAACCCGTAATCTGGCGCGCCCACAACCACCGGCAGAAGCGCATGCTGCACTGGAAACCATTCGAACATACAGCTCATCAGAGTTAAATGTCGACCTGATTTACGGGATCGACGGTCAGACCGAACAAAGCTGGCGCTATTCCATTGACTCAGCATTGAACTATCAGCCCGATGAGTTGTATCTATACCCTTTATACATACGCAAGCTGACCGGTCTGGATAAGATCAAGAAGGATCGTATTGCCAGTGATCGTCAGAGTCATATGCTGAAGCTGTACCGGCTTGCCAGAGGGCAATTATTGGATGCCGGCTATGAACAGGTCTCCATGCGAATGTTTCGTCGCCAAACCGCCACTTCAGCGCAGCAACCAATTTACTCCTGTCAGCAGGATGGCATGGTGGGTCTTGGCGCCGGCGCGCGATCCTATACCCGCAACTTTCACTATTCCAGCGAATATGCAGTGGGACGCCACGATATCAAGTCCATCATTGAACACTACAGTCAAATGACAGCAGATGACTTTCGCTACGCCGGCTACGGAGTGACACTCGACGAAAAAGAACGCCAGCGGCGTTTTGTGATTCAGTCACTGCTGTTGGCCGAAGGACTGTCCCTTCACCAATATACGGAGACGTTCAATAGCCAGGTAACCAACGATATGCCGGAGCTGGCTGTATTGTCAGAACTGGGCTTGACCCAGACAAGTGATCTGGATATTCGTTTGACCGAAGCCGGTCTGGAGCGAGCGGATATGATTGGAGACTGGTTAATATCCAAAGATATTCGTCAACGCATGCAAGGGTTTGAACTGCGATGA
- a CDS encoding STM4013/SEN3800 family hydrolase, producing the protein MLDMNHLAGKTDIVLITLDTLRFDVAEQQLKSGNLPVMNQFFDCWEKRHAPGSFTYSSHQAMFAGFFPTPYDNPKAPRLMALEFPGSETQNVKTLTFQSANIVQGLQSIGYNTMCIGGVGFFNQLTPLGSVMPSLFEHSHWQPEFGVTSPDSTQNQIDYCINQIQQIPPSQRVFLFLNVSAIHQPNHYYLPDKQRDDLESHAAALRYVDHALENLFTFFGTRSDTIFIVCSDHGTAYGEDNYHGHRLAHESVWTVPYVEFLLPKSQD; encoded by the coding sequence ATGCTTGATATGAACCATCTGGCTGGCAAAACCGATATTGTACTGATCACCCTGGATACACTGCGCTTTGACGTTGCCGAGCAGCAATTGAAAAGCGGAAATTTGCCGGTCATGAACCAATTTTTTGATTGTTGGGAAAAACGTCATGCGCCTGGCAGTTTTACGTACTCCAGCCACCAGGCAATGTTTGCCGGCTTTTTTCCAACGCCTTATGACAATCCCAAAGCACCACGACTGATGGCGCTGGAGTTTCCGGGCAGCGAAACCCAAAACGTTAAGACCTTGACCTTTCAGTCAGCGAACATTGTGCAAGGCCTGCAAAGTATTGGATACAACACCATGTGTATCGGCGGTGTCGGCTTTTTCAACCAACTGACACCACTGGGATCAGTTATGCCATCCCTGTTCGAACACAGTCACTGGCAGCCGGAGTTTGGAGTGACAAGCCCTGACAGTACTCAAAATCAGATTGACTACTGTATCAATCAGATCCAGCAGATTCCCCCATCACAACGGGTGTTTTTATTCCTGAACGTTTCTGCGATACACCAGCCCAATCACTATTATTTGCCGGATAAACAGCGGGACGACCTGGAATCCCACGCCGCGGCTTTACGGTATGTAGACCACGCGCTGGAAAACCTGTTTACTTTTTTCGGAACACGTTCAGACACGATTTTTATCGTTTGTTCCGATCATGGCACTGCGTATGGAGAAGATAATTATCATGGCCACCGCTTGGCCCACGAAAGTGTCTGGACCGTACCCTATGTTGAGTTTTTACTACCGAAGAGCCAAGACTGA
- a CDS encoding STM4014 family protein, with amino-acid sequence MSSTVSIILIGNLEGRRCKEFLAAVRMRQNIDLHTLSFAAILSSSTCETVIETLFGQLRSDQVLIKIESPGENFAIERSLVARGATETMRLTPTEALCLQEDFGRIRFLKEWYVGFCKMLSDLGDQIYQQACNYNLTVHYVNTPDTIATLFDKPEVQTRLANNNLPVPKTIAGIAAAQDYGDIKSILLDEKSCKVFIKPAYGSSASGVMALQLKADGSAAQAHTSIELVEERGQAKLYNSLKIHRYRETQIARILDLLIHETIYAEQWLPKAQTEGLSFDIRLLSIAGRPTHGILRCSSSPMTNLHLGNHRKDLSTLPDYQHILSQCHPLLQRVSEVFPGTSNIGFDILLSKRSRQPYILELNAFGDLLTNHRFNNKSTQENLLDSALAELTYA; translated from the coding sequence GTGTCTTCAACCGTCAGTATCATACTCATCGGCAACCTGGAAGGTCGCCGATGCAAAGAATTTCTGGCAGCAGTTCGAATGAGACAAAATATTGATCTGCATACGCTGTCGTTTGCGGCCATTCTGTCTTCGTCCACCTGTGAAACCGTTATTGAAACATTATTTGGACAACTTCGTTCAGACCAGGTATTGATCAAAATAGAGTCTCCGGGAGAAAATTTCGCCATTGAGCGCAGCCTGGTGGCGCGTGGTGCAACAGAGACCATGCGTCTGACGCCGACTGAGGCCTTATGTCTGCAAGAGGATTTTGGTCGCATTCGTTTTCTCAAAGAATGGTATGTGGGCTTTTGCAAGATGCTCAGTGATCTTGGTGATCAGATTTACCAACAAGCCTGCAACTACAACCTCACAGTTCACTATGTCAATACACCGGATACTATTGCAACATTGTTTGACAAACCTGAGGTACAAACGCGTCTAGCAAATAACAATCTGCCGGTTCCGAAAACCATCGCAGGCATTGCAGCGGCCCAGGACTACGGTGACATCAAATCCATTCTGCTGGATGAAAAAAGCTGCAAGGTTTTTATCAAACCAGCGTACGGTTCATCAGCCTCCGGAGTCATGGCATTACAGTTGAAGGCAGATGGTTCCGCCGCCCAGGCTCACACCAGCATTGAGCTGGTGGAGGAACGTGGCCAGGCGAAGCTCTATAATTCACTGAAAATTCATCGCTACCGGGAAACACAGATCGCCAGAATTCTGGACCTTCTGATACATGAAACCATCTATGCAGAACAATGGCTCCCCAAGGCTCAAACCGAAGGACTGTCGTTTGATATTCGTCTGCTCAGCATCGCCGGTCGGCCCACTCATGGCATACTCAGGTGCTCCAGCAGTCCGATGACCAACCTGCATCTGGGCAATCATCGTAAAGACCTATCAACACTGCCGGATTACCAACACATCCTGAGCCAGTGCCACCCCTTACTGCAAAGGGTATCGGAAGTATTTCCAGGCACCAGCAACATCGGCTTCGACATTCTACTCAGTAAACGATCGCGCCAGCCTTATATATTGGAACTGAATGCCTTCGGTGATCTGCTGACCAATCACCGTTTCAACAACAAAAGCACACAGGAAAACCTGTTGGATTCGGCATTAGCGGAGTTAACGTATGCTTGA